A single window of Methylocella tundrae DNA harbors:
- the purM gene encoding phosphoribosylformylglycinamidine cyclo-ligase, producing MTKKINLTYADAGVDIDAGNAMVETIRPLVRATRRPGADAEIGGFGGLFDLKAAGFNDPILVAANDGVGTKVRIAIETGIHDTIGVDLVAMCVNDLIVQGAEPLFFLDYYASGKLDGVVAAAVVKGIARGCVEAGAALIGGETAEMPGLYAGADYDLAGFSVGAVERGKLLPRGDVKAGDLLIGLRSSGAHSNGFSLIRKIVAASGLKFSAPAPFAPEKSLGEALLTPTRIYVKTILPVLAAHSGVKALAHITGGGFPDNIPRVLPPGVCAEIDLAAIPVLPVFAWLSSAGGVSEAEMLRTFNCGVGMVLVAAAAEAEAIVAALRAAGEEPIALGRIIETSGERVAFTGRLAL from the coding sequence ATGACCAAGAAAATCAACCTCACCTATGCAGACGCGGGCGTTGACATCGACGCCGGCAACGCCATGGTCGAGACCATCAGACCCCTCGTGCGGGCGACGCGACGCCCCGGGGCCGACGCCGAAATCGGCGGCTTCGGCGGCCTCTTCGACCTCAAGGCGGCGGGCTTCAATGATCCGATCCTCGTCGCCGCCAACGACGGCGTCGGCACCAAGGTCAGAATCGCGATCGAGACAGGCATTCACGATACGATCGGCGTCGATCTCGTCGCCATGTGCGTCAATGATCTCATCGTTCAGGGCGCCGAGCCGCTCTTCTTCCTTGATTATTACGCCAGCGGCAAGCTCGACGGCGTAGTCGCGGCCGCCGTCGTCAAGGGCATAGCGCGGGGCTGCGTCGAGGCTGGCGCCGCGCTGATCGGCGGCGAGACCGCCGAAATGCCGGGCCTTTACGCCGGCGCAGACTATGATCTCGCCGGTTTTTCGGTCGGCGCGGTCGAACGCGGAAAACTCCTGCCAAGAGGCGACGTCAAGGCTGGCGACCTGCTCATCGGCTTGCGCTCATCCGGCGCGCATTCGAACGGCTTTTCGCTGATCCGCAAGATCGTCGCAGCGAGCGGCCTTAAGTTTTCCGCGCCCGCTCCCTTTGCGCCGGAGAAAAGTCTCGGCGAAGCGCTGCTGACGCCGACCCGCATCTATGTTAAGACGATCTTGCCTGTTCTCGCGGCCCATAGCGGCGTCAAGGCTTTGGCCCACATCACCGGCGGGGGCTTTCCCGACAATATTCCACGCGTTTTACCCCCCGGCGTTTGCGCGGAAATTGATCTCGCAGCGATCCCGGTCCTACCGGTTTTTGCCTGGCTTTCGAGCGCTGGGGGCGTCAGCGAGGCGGAAATGCTGCGCACCTTCAACTGCGGCGTCGGCATGGTTCTCGTCGCCGCCGCCGCGGAGGCCGAAGCCATCGTCGCCGCGTTGCGCGCGGCCGGCGAAGAGCCGATCGCTCTTGGCCGCATCATCGAGACCTCCGGCGAGCGCGTCGCCTTCACCGGTCGGCTTGCGCTTTGA
- the purN gene encoding phosphoribosylglycinamide formyltransferase gives MQALVRRARAPAFPAEIALVLSNRPDAPGLAFAKANGIACAAVDHKIYAGREEFERSMQALLELHRIEIICLAGFMRLLTPWFIAQWQGRMLNIHPALLPAYRGLDTHERALTDGVKIHGCTTHFVVPAMDEGPIIAQAAVAVLDDDTPESLAARVLEQEHIIYPASLERLAAGMLRVEGNRVFSNDCAAAPASLRNPPA, from the coding sequence ATGCAGGCGTTGGTCAGGCGCGCGCGGGCTCCGGCTTTTCCGGCGGAGATCGCACTCGTGCTGTCGAACCGGCCTGACGCTCCGGGTCTCGCCTTCGCCAAAGCCAATGGCATCGCCTGCGCCGCCGTCGACCATAAAATCTATGCCGGGCGCGAGGAATTCGAGCGCTCGATGCAGGCTCTCCTCGAACTGCATCGCATCGAGATTATCTGCCTTGCGGGATTCATGCGCTTGCTGACCCCGTGGTTTATCGCGCAATGGCAGGGCCGGATGCTAAATATCCACCCCGCCCTGCTGCCCGCCTATCGGGGCCTCGACACGCATGAGCGCGCTCTCACCGATGGCGTCAAAATTCATGGCTGCACGACGCATTTCGTCGTTCCCGCCATGGATGAAGGCCCTATCATCGCGCAGGCGGCGGTAGCGGTGCTCGACGATGATACGCCGGAATCTTTGGCGGCGCGCGTGCTAGAGCAGGAGCACATTATCTATCCGGCCTCGCTCGAACGTCTTGCCGCCGGAATGCTTCGCGTCGAAGGCAATCGCGTGTTTTCGAATGACTGCGCAGCCGCGCCGGCCTCGCTACGCAATCCACCTGCCTGA
- a CDS encoding LysR substrate-binding domain-containing protein codes for MNLRDLRYIIKVADLRHFGRAAMACHVSQPTLSGQILKLEEELGVAIFERVGKSLTTTAAGNLILSHARRAVAAADDIIACAKASRDPMLGPLRLGVIPTLAPYLMPFVLPNARAQMPKTPLALVEDLTARLIDPVLQGELDAALIASDPETDALEITPLFDEPFLLVLPQDHPLAAGNIVEASAIDPQQLLLLADGHCLRDQALELCQHTRRGEGDMADMRATSLQTLLHMAAAGYGMTLMPGLALLDEPRLPGNLAARRLRGPHTSRLIRLISRPTNPRRPAIEALSQLIKKSIPQALSKPPE; via the coding sequence ATGAACCTGCGCGACCTCCGCTACATTATTAAAGTGGCCGATCTCAGGCATTTCGGCCGCGCCGCGATGGCGTGCCATGTGAGCCAGCCGACCCTGAGCGGACAGATTCTCAAGCTCGAGGAAGAGCTCGGCGTCGCCATTTTCGAGCGGGTCGGCAAATCATTGACGACGACCGCCGCCGGCAACCTCATTCTGTCACACGCGCGACGCGCGGTCGCCGCCGCCGACGATATCATTGCCTGCGCCAAGGCCAGCCGCGATCCGATGCTGGGGCCGCTGCGCCTCGGCGTCATTCCGACGCTCGCCCCCTATCTCATGCCGTTTGTGCTTCCGAACGCGCGCGCGCAGATGCCGAAAACGCCGCTCGCGCTCGTTGAAGATCTGACCGCGCGGCTGATCGACCCGGTTCTGCAAGGCGAACTCGACGCCGCGCTGATCGCGTCCGATCCCGAAACGGACGCGCTCGAGATTACGCCCCTGTTCGACGAACCGTTTCTCCTGGTTCTGCCGCAAGACCACCCGCTGGCCGCCGGCAACATTGTGGAGGCGAGCGCCATCGATCCGCAGCAGCTATTGCTGCTCGCCGACGGCCATTGCCTGCGCGACCAGGCTCTCGAGCTTTGCCAGCATACGCGGCGCGGCGAGGGCGATATGGCGGATATGCGCGCGACGAGTCTGCAAACTCTGCTGCATATGGCGGCGGCTGGTTACGGGATGACGCTGATGCCGGGCCTCGCCCTGCTCGATGAGCCGCGCCTGCCGGGAAATCTTGCGGCGCGCCGGCTGCGTGGACCGCACACGTCGCGGCTGATCCGCCTTATCTCGCGGCCGACGAACCCGCGCCGCCCAGCGATCGAGGCGTTGTCGCAACTCATCAAAAAGAGCATTCCGCAGGCCCTCTCAAAGCCTCCGGAATGA
- a CDS encoding CDP-alcohol phosphatidyltransferase family protein, translating into MKFFKIGSLPNLISLGRLILVPAIISLIAAHRWKEAFICFIIAGASDALDGWIAKTFDLRTQLGAYLDPLADKALIVSIYVALAIIDVIPATIAILVVARDVMIVGAFIVSRLLDKRLEVRPLLISKLNTLVQILFAALVLSIEAFGVHKGAWFDVSLYAVAALALASLGAYLSQWIRHMSA; encoded by the coding sequence ATGAAGTTTTTCAAAATCGGCAGCCTTCCCAATTTGATTTCGCTGGGCCGCCTCATTCTGGTCCCGGCCATCATTTCGCTCATCGCGGCGCATCGCTGGAAAGAAGCCTTCATCTGCTTCATCATTGCCGGCGCTTCCGACGCGCTCGACGGCTGGATCGCGAAAACCTTCGATCTTCGCACGCAGCTTGGCGCCTATCTCGATCCGCTCGCCGACAAGGCGCTGATCGTCTCGATCTATGTCGCCCTCGCGATCATAGACGTCATTCCCGCGACCATCGCTATCCTCGTCGTCGCGCGAGACGTCATGATTGTTGGCGCTTTTATCGTGTCGCGGCTTCTCGATAAACGACTCGAAGTCAGGCCGCTTTTGATCTCGAAACTCAACACTCTGGTGCAAATCCTGTTCGCCGCGCTGGTTCTTAGCATCGAGGCCTTCGGCGTACACAAAGGCGCCTGGTTCGATGTGTCGCTCTATGCCGTCGCCGCCCTCGCGCTTGCCTCGCTCGGCGCTTATCTTAGCCAGTGGATCCGGCATATGAGCGCTTGA
- a CDS encoding carboxymuconolactone decarboxylase family protein — protein MSIDSLKSQLPDFAKDVRLNLGAIANDDSLGEQTKYGLLLACAIATRNADVAAAFDREATSHLKPEARDAARSAAAIMAMNNVYYRFVHLASNATYRTLPAKLRMSVIGAPGVPKTDFELWCLAVSAINGCGACIDSHEKVLIEAGVTEEAIQTAVRFAAIVQSAAVAIEAARLPVLA, from the coding sequence ATGTCGATCGACAGCCTGAAATCGCAGCTGCCCGACTTCGCCAAGGATGTGCGCCTGAACCTCGGCGCGATCGCGAACGACGACAGCCTCGGCGAGCAGACCAAATATGGTCTGCTTCTCGCCTGCGCCATCGCGACGCGCAACGCGGATGTCGCGGCGGCTTTCGATCGCGAGGCGACGTCGCATCTAAAGCCCGAAGCGCGGGACGCGGCGCGCTCAGCCGCGGCCATCATGGCGATGAACAATGTCTATTATCGGTTTGTTCATCTGGCCTCGAACGCCACGTACCGGACGTTGCCCGCCAAGCTCCGCATGTCGGTGATCGGCGCGCCAGGCGTGCCAAAGACCGATTTTGAACTATGGTGCCTTGCCGTCTCGGCCATCAACGGCTGCGGCGCCTGCATCGACTCGCACGAAAAAGTGTTGATCGAGGCAGGCGTTACGGAAGAGGCCATTCAGACGGCGGTTCGTTTCGCCGCCATCGTCCAGTCGGCCGCGGTGGCAATCGAAGCCGCGCGGCTGCCGGTGCTGGCTTAA
- the ndk gene encoding nucleoside-diphosphate kinase: protein MAIERTFSILKPDATRRNLTGAINALIEKAGLRIVAQKRVQITRAQAETFYAVHKERPFFGELVETMIGGPVVVQVLEGEDAIRKYRDVLGATDPSKAAPGTIRKEFALSVGENSAHGSDAPETAAIEIAQWFSGNEIVG, encoded by the coding sequence ATGGCGATCGAACGCACTTTCTCTATTCTCAAGCCGGATGCAACGCGGCGCAATCTCACCGGCGCTATCAACGCCCTCATCGAAAAGGCAGGCCTTCGCATCGTCGCACAGAAGCGCGTGCAGATCACGCGCGCCCAGGCCGAGACCTTTTACGCCGTGCACAAGGAGCGTCCGTTCTTTGGCGAACTCGTCGAGACGATGATCGGCGGTCCGGTCGTGGTGCAGGTGCTCGAAGGCGAGGACGCGATCAGGAAATACCGCGACGTTTTGGGCGCCACCGATCCGTCGAAAGCGGCGCCGGGCACCATTCGTAAGGAATTTGCGCTGTCGGTGGGAGAAAATTCCGCGCATGGCTCGGACGCGCCGGAGACCGCCGCGATCGAGATCGCGCAGTGGTTTTCCGGAAACGAGATCGTCGGCTGA